The nucleotide sequence CCCCGCGAAGTGACTCTGGGACCGTCGCTCCTACCGCGACGGCCCTCAATGGGCCGCCCCTACCTGGGTCTTGGTTGACGTGCCGGGCGATCCATCCGCTGGCCTCGCCCTTCTCGCTCGATCCGAGCCCCCGCTCCATCGCCGACATCGCTTCGAAGTGCGAACGGGTCTCGTCGCCTGATCCGCACGCGACGACCACGGCAAGCCGTCCCTCTTCGTAGAGGGGGAGGACGGGCTCCAAGGCCGGATGAAGCCCGAACAAACCGTCCAGGTCCAGCGCGCGGCCGTTCGGGGCGGATCCCTTGGGGCCGCCGAATCCGAGGGTCGGCCGGGCCCGGCGATAGGCGTCTTCGCCATAGGGCGCGACGATGTTCAAGGCATCGGCTCCGCCGCGCAGGAACACGGAGACCAGGACCGGGCCGTCCTCACGGTCCGGCCGGAACGCCGCCTGAGCGAAGGAGGCTCGGCTAAGGAACCCAAGACCCGCCGTCGCTGCGCCGACGAGCAAAGACCGTCTGCCGATCCATTGTCCGAATTCGCGGCACGTGGCCGGATCCGCTTTCATCGCGTCATCTCCATTGGAACTCCGGTGTCGAAAGGCAGGCTGCCAGGCACGTCTCCCGGTCGGGCGCCTGACCCAGTTTCGAGGCGATCGCTCGAGCCCGGTCTTCCGGGAGCCCGCCTCCGAAGACGGCGGACACGGTTTGGGAAGGCGTGTCCGGTAAGGACGGGACGGACGTCCCCTTGATGCGGCCATGGGCCAGGGCCGCTGCGAAGTTCCATCGGCCTAAGAGGCTCGTCGTCCATGCTTCCGCAGCGACCGGGAACCCGTCCGGCATCGGCCACTGGTGCAAAGGTTGTCCCATCTTTTCCAAATGCTCCTGAAGAGGGCCGTCACCGTCCGTTTCGGCCCCAAGGGCCCGGAGCGCACTGACGACCGTATCGAACGGCCGCTTGACGACGGGAGCGACCGAACCGGATTCGTACTCCCGGAAGAGGGCACGCATCGTCGCCTTGATGTCTCCCTCAGAGTCGGCGAACGTCCGTGCCACCCGTTCGACCGGAGCCACGTCGGTGATCGGGCCCAAGTAGGACCGGCAGAGCTTCTTGGCCAAGTGACGTGCGGTCGACGGATGTCGCACGGCGAGCCACACGACGGCCTCACCGTCCTCGACCCCGCCTCCGGCCGGGATCTTGGTGCCAAGCACCGTCTTCGACCCTGTGTCGTGGATCGTTGCATCGAACTGGAACGATCCGACTTGGGCGAAGATCCCGCGCTCTTCCGTCCAACCCGTGAAGCATCGTGCCGCTTCCATGACGTCGAGTTGCGAATAGCCCCCGTCGACCCCCAGGGTGTGGAGCTCGAAGAGCTCGCGGGCATAGTTCTCGTTCGGATGTCGGGCCGTGCTGGCCTGTTGGTCCAGGAACAGGAGCATCGCCGTCGACTTCGAGCTTGCAGAGACCATCTCTCCGAAACGCCCCAAGGCGTGTTTGCGCACGACGTCACGTTCGTCCGTCGGCTTTCGGAACCCGCCAAGCCCTTTTCGGGCATAAACGTTAAAGTGGTCGGACCAAAAGTGCACCAGCCGCTCCCGCACTTGGAAGGGCGAATACGTGGCGCGCAAAACGGCCGACAACTGGATCTGTCGGAGGACGTCTTCGATCGGCCAATCCCTGAGGTCCCATGCGCTCAAGTTCTCGATTTCGAGATAGGCCAACCGTGAAGCCAGGGCCGGGACTTCGCCTGTCGGCGCCTCGAGCTGTCTCTCGAACCAGGCCTCACGGCCGGCCTTCTTGATCTGGGTCAACTGCACCGCGTCGGGCCCGAACCCGAAACGGTCGAGGAAACGGACGTCAGGGTCTTTCGAGGACGTCGCGGTCAATGCCAGGCC is from Armatimonadota bacterium and encodes:
- a CDS encoding DUF1800 domain-containing protein, with amino-acid sequence MKLDRREALAALGGAGVLALAGCNPFRPKLGPGLALTATSSKDPDVRFLDRFGFGPDAVQLTQIKKAGREAWFERQLEAPTGEVPALASRLAYLEIENLSAWDLRDWPIEDVLRQIQLSAVLRATYSPFQVRERLVHFWSDHFNVYARKGLGGFRKPTDERDVVRKHALGRFGEMVSASSKSTAMLLFLDQQASTARHPNENYARELFELHTLGVDGGYSQLDVMEAARCFTGWTEERGIFAQVGSFQFDATIHDTGSKTVLGTKIPAGGGVEDGEAVVWLAVRHPSTARHLAKKLCRSYLGPITDVAPVERVARTFADSEGDIKATMRALFREYESGSVAPVVKRPFDTVVSALRALGAETDGDGPLQEHLEKMGQPLHQWPMPDGFPVAAEAWTTSLLGRWNFAAALAHGRIKGTSVPSLPDTPSQTVSAVFGGGLPEDRARAIASKLGQAPDRETCLAACLSTPEFQWR